In Eriocheir sinensis breed Jianghai 21 chromosome 45, ASM2467909v1, whole genome shotgun sequence, the following proteins share a genomic window:
- the LOC126980722 gene encoding titin-like isoform X46 yields MKLFVVWTLVLVLGNLGAGRQSLADGGGSKGLPQDGAASLTLEKTDVDPCRKQDEGGLKELPKVYDLTSMKPSLENGTHDTIKTVERRVINNTDEAGHLTGNKTVVEKTTETDVQPNRNVSKTTEAQVVVDEKGKESGEKHVTESETVTQSTPDNGTLTQTVDMKTVTDEKGNEINEEVVIKKEATVLTNDTKEKPKDDKAATLLLPKDDQGKNKTETTEITEERKETLPDNTTHEVLVKEKEEILPSQNSTKVTSVETKNITEKGDGLQKTEITEERKEILPSNITNEDVLKEEILPSQNSTKVTSVETKNITEMGDGLLKTEITEERKEILPSNITNEDVLKEEIFPSQNSTTVTSVETKNVTEKGDGLLKTEITEERKEILPSNITNEDVLKEEILPSQNSTTVTSVETKNITEKGDGLLRAEQTKERKETLPDNTTHEIVVKEKEEKLPSQDSTNETSVESKNVTYKGDGKDVEKETVIQKEVEKNVCNGDTKEVRDEGHLNETAEDLKHQVSDVKNKIEEEKAKAEETSPTPTQWIEQKPVAAPVIQEGKVVRKVVPAVRPMKVVRKVVPAVRPMKVVRKVVPVMRPMKVVRKGVPSVRQGKVFVVHRVVEYVTPSVVTKRFPVVTQKKVLAKVPPTVTEGNIPVVTEKKVTENLIPSVTEGKVPVVTTEKVAEQVAPSATEEIVSVPKEQENVPVMTEKEVENLIPSVTEGKVPVVPQQEIVDKVAPSATEEIVSVPKMQENVPVVTEEKAENLIPSVTEGKVPVVPQQEIVDKVPPAATEEKVPVAVKEKVSEQAAPSGTEEIVTVPKEQEQVPVVTEEKVVEEVAPSVTEEKAPVVTNQTVVEKITPTATEEEVVTQRKLVEKVAPSVEENVVDIPKREEV; encoded by the exons ATGAAGCTCTTCGTAGTGTGGACGCTGGTCTTGGTGCTGGGAAATCTGGGAGCCGGCAGGCAGTCACTAGCCGACGGAGGGGGCTCCAAGGGGCTCCCGCAGGACGGGGCGGCCTCCCTTACCTTGGAAAAGACCGATGTGGACCCATGCCGAAAACAAGACGAGGGGGGACTCAAAGAGTTACCCAAAGTGTATGATCTAACGAGCATGAAGCCAAGCTTGGAAAATGGCACTCATGACACCATCAAGACCGTGGAAAGAAGAGTCATTAACAATACAGACGAGGCGGGGCATTTAACAGGAAACAAGACAGTCGTTGAAAAGACGACAGAGACTGACGTACAGCCCAACCGAAATGTATCAAAGACTACGGAAGCACAAGTCGTTGTTgatgagaaaggtaaagaaagtggCGAAAAACATGTCACAGAGAGCGAAACGGTGACGCAAAGCACTCCAGACAACGGAACCTTAACACAGACGGTGGACATGAAAACTGTAACGGACGAAAAGGGCAATGAAATAAACGAGGAGGTTgttataaagaaggaagcaacagtACTTACTAATGACACTAAAGAAAAGCCGAAGGACGATAAAGctgcaactcttcttcttccgaaGGATGACcaaggtaaaaacaaaacagaaactacagaaataacagaggaaagaaaggagactcTGCCCGACAATACAACGCATGAAGTcttagtaaaagagaaagaagaaatattgccTTCACAGAACAGCActaaagtgacatctgtggagacgaAGAATATTACAGAGAAGGGTGATGGACTTCAGAAGACAGaaataacagaggaaagaaaagagattctgcccagcaatataacgaatgaagatgTATTGAAAGAAGAAATATTGCCTTCACAGAACAGCActaaagtgacatctgtggagacgaAGAATATTACAGAGATGGGTGATGGGCTTCTGAAGACAGaaataacagaggaaagaaaagagattctgcccagcaatataacgaatgaagatgTATTGAAAGAAGAAATATTTCCTTCACAGAACAGCACTacagtgacatctgtggagacgaagaatgttacagagaagggtGATGGGCTTCTGAAGACAGaaataacagaggaaagaaaagagattctgcccagcaatataacgaatgaagatgTATTGAAAGAAGAAATATTGCCTTCACAGAACAGCACTacagtgacatctgtggagacgaAGAATATTACAGAGAAGGGTGATGGGCTTCTGAGGGCagaacaaacaaaggaaagaaaggagactcTGCCCGACAATACAACGCATGAAATTGtagttaaagagaaagaagaaaaattacctTCACAGGATAGCACTAACGAGACATCCGTGGAAAGTAAGAATGTTACATATAAGGGCgatggaaaagatgtcgagaaagaaactgtaattcaaaaagaagtcgaaaagaatgtgtgtaatgGCGACACCAAGGAGGTTCGTGACGAAGGACATCTTAACGAAACAGCTGAAGACCTGAAGCACCAAGTTAGCGACGTGAAGAACaagattgaggaagaaaaggcaaaggcTGAGGAAACAAGTCCTACGCCGACCCAATGGATAGAACAAAAACCAGTTGCCGCCCCTGTCATCCAAGAAGGcaaggtcgttagaaaggtagtccctgctgtgaggccaatgaaggtcgttagaaag gtagtccctgctgtgaggccaatgaaggtcgttagaaaggtagtccctgttatgaggccaatgaaggtcgttagaaag gGTGTGCCCTCGGTGAGACAAGGAAAAGTCTTCGTTGTGCATCGAGTTGTTGAATACGTCACCCCTTCGGTGGTAACAAAAAGATTCCCCGTTGTGACACAGAAGAAGGTTCTTGCAAAGGTTCCCCCTACGGTGACAGAAGGAAACATCCCCGTTGTTACAGAAAAGAAAGTTACTGAGAATCTTATCCCCtctgtgacagaaggaaaagtgcCGGTTGTGACAACTGAGAAGGTTGCTGAGCAGGTTGCCCCTTCGGCAACAGAAGAGATCGTCAGTGTCCCCAAGGAGCAAGAAAATGTCCCTGTCATGACAGAAAAAGAGGTTGAGAATCTTATCCCCtctgtgacagaaggaaaagtaccggtagtccctcaacaggagaTTGTTGACAAGGTTGCCCCTTCGGCGACAGAAGAGATCGTCAGTGTCCCCAAGATGCAAGAAAATGTCCCTGTCGTAAcagaagaaaaggctgagaatcttatcccctctgtgacagaaggaaaagtgccggtagtccctcaacaggagaTTGTTGACAAG gTTCCCCCTGcggcgacagaagaaaaagttcctgtcgCGGTCAAAGAGAAAGTTAGTGAACAGGCAGCCCCTTCGGggacagaagagattgtcactgttcccaaagagcaagaacaagtccctgttgtaacagaggaaaaggtcgTTGAAGAGGTTGCCCCCTCCGTAACAGAGGAAAAAGCtcccgttgtgacaaatcagacGGTTGTCGAAAAGATTACTCCTACCGCAACAGAGGAAGAAGTTGTCACTCAACGGAAGCTCGTTGAGAAGGTTGCCCCCTCTGTCGAGGAAAATGTAGTTGACATTCCAAAGAGGGAGGAAGTGTAG
- the LOC126980722 gene encoding titin-like isoform X3, producing the protein MKLFVVWTLVLVLGNLGAGRQSLADGGGSKGLPQDGAASLTLEKTDVDPCRKQDEGGLKELPKVYDLTSMKPSLENGTHDTIKTVERRVINNTDEAGHLTGNKTVVEKTTETDVQPNRNVSKTTEAQVVVDEKGKESGEKHVTESETVTQSTPDNGTLTQTVDMKTVTDEKGNEINEEVVIKKEATVLTNDTKEKPKDDKAATLLLPKDDQGKNKTETTEITEERKETLPDNTTHEVLVKEKEEILPSQNSTKVTSVETKNITEKGDGLQKTEITEERKEILPSNITNEDVLKEEILPSQNSTKVTSVETKNITEMGDGLLKTEITEERKEILPSNITNEDVLKEEIFPSQNSTTVTSVETKNVTEKGDGLLKTEITEERKEILPSNITNEDVLKEEILPSQNSTTVTSVETKNITEKGDGLLRAEQTKERKETLPDNTTHEIVVKEKEEKLPSQDSTNETSVESKNVTYKGDGKDVEKETVIQKEVEKNVCNGDTKEVRDEGHLNETAEDLKHQVSDVKNKIEEEKAKAEETSPTPTQWIEQKPVAAPVIQEGKVVRKVVPAVRPMKVVRKVVPAVRPMKVVRKVVPAVRPMKVVRKVVPAVRPMKVVRKVVPAVRPMKVVRKVVPVMRPMRVVRKVVPAVRPMKVVRKVVPAVRPMKVVRKVVPVMRPMKVVRKVVPVMRPMKVVRKGVPSVRQGKVFVVHRVVEYVTPSVVTKRFPVVTQKKVLAKVPPTVTEGNIPVVTEKKVTENLIPSVTEGKVPVVTTEKVAEQVAPSATEEIVSVPKEQENVPVMTEKEVENLIPSVTEGKVPVVPQQEIVDKVAPSATEEIVSVPKMQENVPVVTEEKAENLIPSVTEGKVPVVPQQEIVDKVPPAATEEKVPVAVKEKVSEQAAPSGTEEIVTVPKEQEQVPVVTEEKVVEEVAPSVTEEKAPVVTNQTVVEKITPTATEEEVVTQRKLVEKVAPSVEENVVDIPKREEV; encoded by the exons ATGAAGCTCTTCGTAGTGTGGACGCTGGTCTTGGTGCTGGGAAATCTGGGAGCCGGCAGGCAGTCACTAGCCGACGGAGGGGGCTCCAAGGGGCTCCCGCAGGACGGGGCGGCCTCCCTTACCTTGGAAAAGACCGATGTGGACCCATGCCGAAAACAAGACGAGGGGGGACTCAAAGAGTTACCCAAAGTGTATGATCTAACGAGCATGAAGCCAAGCTTGGAAAATGGCACTCATGACACCATCAAGACCGTGGAAAGAAGAGTCATTAACAATACAGACGAGGCGGGGCATTTAACAGGAAACAAGACAGTCGTTGAAAAGACGACAGAGACTGACGTACAGCCCAACCGAAATGTATCAAAGACTACGGAAGCACAAGTCGTTGTTgatgagaaaggtaaagaaagtggCGAAAAACATGTCACAGAGAGCGAAACGGTGACGCAAAGCACTCCAGACAACGGAACCTTAACACAGACGGTGGACATGAAAACTGTAACGGACGAAAAGGGCAATGAAATAAACGAGGAGGTTgttataaagaaggaagcaacagtACTTACTAATGACACTAAAGAAAAGCCGAAGGACGATAAAGctgcaactcttcttcttccgaaGGATGACcaaggtaaaaacaaaacagaaactacagaaataacagaggaaagaaaggagactcTGCCCGACAATACAACGCATGAAGTcttagtaaaagagaaagaagaaatattgccTTCACAGAACAGCActaaagtgacatctgtggagacgaAGAATATTACAGAGAAGGGTGATGGACTTCAGAAGACAGaaataacagaggaaagaaaagagattctgcccagcaatataacgaatgaagatgTATTGAAAGAAGAAATATTGCCTTCACAGAACAGCActaaagtgacatctgtggagacgaAGAATATTACAGAGATGGGTGATGGGCTTCTGAAGACAGaaataacagaggaaagaaaagagattctgcccagcaatataacgaatgaagatgTATTGAAAGAAGAAATATTTCCTTCACAGAACAGCACTacagtgacatctgtggagacgaagaatgttacagagaagggtGATGGGCTTCTGAAGACAGaaataacagaggaaagaaaagagattctgcccagcaatataacgaatgaagatgTATTGAAAGAAGAAATATTGCCTTCACAGAACAGCACTacagtgacatctgtggagacgaAGAATATTACAGAGAAGGGTGATGGGCTTCTGAGGGCagaacaaacaaaggaaagaaaggagactcTGCCCGACAATACAACGCATGAAATTGtagttaaagagaaagaagaaaaattacctTCACAGGATAGCACTAACGAGACATCCGTGGAAAGTAAGAATGTTACATATAAGGGCgatggaaaagatgtcgagaaagaaactgtaattcaaaaagaagtcgaaaagaatgtgtgtaatgGCGACACCAAGGAGGTTCGTGACGAAGGACATCTTAACGAAACAGCTGAAGACCTGAAGCACCAAGTTAGCGACGTGAAGAACaagattgaggaagaaaaggcaaaggcTGAGGAAACAAGTCCTACGCCGACCCAATGGATAGAACAAAAACCAGTTGCCGCCCCTGTCATCCAAGAAGGcaaggtcgttagaaaggtagtccctgctgtgaggccaatgaaggtcgttagaaag gtagtccctgctgtgaggccaatgaaggtcgttagaaaggtagtccctgctgtgaggccaatgaaggtcgttagaaaggtagtccctgctgtgaggccaatgaaggtcgttagaaaggtagtccctgctgtgaggccaatgaaggtcgttagaaaggtagtccctgttATGAGGCCAATGagggtcgttagaaaggtagtccctgctgtgaggccaatgaaggtcgttagaaag gtagtccctgctgtgaggccaatgaaggtcgttagaaaggtagtccctgttatgaggccaatgaaggtcgttagaaaggtagtccctgttatgaggccaatgaaggtcgttagaaaggGTGTGCCCTCGGTGAGACAAGGAAAAGTCTTCGTTGTGCATCGAGTTGTTGAATACGTCACCCCTTCGGTGGTAACAAAAAGATTCCCCGTTGTGACACAGAAGAAGGTTCTTGCAAAGGTTCCCCCTACGGTGACAGAAGGAAACATCCCCGTTGTTACAGAAAAGAAAGTTACTGAGAATCTTATCCCCtctgtgacagaaggaaaagtgcCGGTTGTGACAACTGAGAAGGTTGCTGAGCAGGTTGCCCCTTCGGCAACAGAAGAGATCGTCAGTGTCCCCAAGGAGCAAGAAAATGTCCCTGTCATGACAGAAAAAGAGGTTGAGAATCTTATCCCCtctgtgacagaaggaaaagtaccggtagtccctcaacaggagaTTGTTGACAAGGTTGCCCCTTCGGCGACAGAAGAGATCGTCAGTGTCCCCAAGATGCAAGAAAATGTCCCTGTCGTAAcagaagaaaaggctgagaatcttatcccctctgtgacagaaggaaaagtgccggtagtccctcaacaggagaTTGTTGACAAG gTTCCCCCTGcggcgacagaagaaaaagttcctgtcgCGGTCAAAGAGAAAGTTAGTGAACAGGCAGCCCCTTCGGggacagaagagattgtcactgttcccaaagagcaagaacaagtccctgttgtaacagaggaaaaggtcgTTGAAGAGGTTGCCCCCTCCGTAACAGAGGAAAAAGCtcccgttgtgacaaatcagacGGTTGTCGAAAAGATTACTCCTACCGCAACAGAGGAAGAAGTTGTCACTCAACGGAAGCTCGTTGAGAAGGTTGCCCCCTCTGTCGAGGAAAATGTAGTTGACATTCCAAAGAGGGAGGAAGTGTAG
- the LOC126980722 gene encoding titin-like isoform X39 encodes MKLFVVWTLVLVLGNLGAGRQSLADGGGSKGLPQDGAASLTLEKTDVDPCRKQDEGGLKELPKVYDLTSMKPSLENGTHDTIKTVERRVINNTDEAGHLTGNKTVVEKTTETDVQPNRNVSKTTEAQVVVDEKGKESGEKHVTESETVTQSTPDNGTLTQTVDMKTVTDEKGNEINEEVVIKKEATVLTNDTKEKPKDDKAATLLLPKDDQGKNKTETTEITEERKETLPDNTTHEVLVKEKEEILPSQNSTKVTSVETKNITEKGDGLQKTEITEERKEILPSNITNEDVLKEEILPSQNSTKVTSVETKNITEMGDGLLKTEITEERKEILPSNITNEDVLKEEIFPSQNSTTVTSVETKNVTEKGDGLLKTEITEERKEILPSNITNEDVLKEEILPSQNSTTVTSVETKNITEKGDGLLRAEQTKERKETLPDNTTHEIVVKEKEEKLPSQDSTNETSVESKNVTYKGDGKDVEKETVIQKEVEKNVCNGDTKEVRDEGHLNETAEDLKHQVSDVKNKIEEEKAKAEETSPTPTQWIEQKPVAAPVIQEGKVVRKVVPAVRPMKVVRKVVPAVRPMKVVRKVVPAVRPMKVVRKVVPAVRPMKVVRKGVPSVRQGKVFVVHRVVEYVTPSVVTKRFPVVTQKKVLAKVPPTVTEGNIPVVTEKKVTENLIPSVTEGKVPVVTTEKVAEQVAPSATEEIVSVPKEQENVPVMTEKEVENLIPSVTEGKVPVVPQQEIVDKVAPSATEEIVSVPKMQENVPVVTEEKAENLIPSVTEGKVPVVPQQEIVDKVPPAATEEKVPVAVKEKVSEQAAPSGTEEIVTVPKEQEQVPVVTEEKVVEEVAPSVTEEKAPVVTNQTVVEKITPTATEEEVVTQRKLVEKVAPSVEENVVDIPKREEV; translated from the exons ATGAAGCTCTTCGTAGTGTGGACGCTGGTCTTGGTGCTGGGAAATCTGGGAGCCGGCAGGCAGTCACTAGCCGACGGAGGGGGCTCCAAGGGGCTCCCGCAGGACGGGGCGGCCTCCCTTACCTTGGAAAAGACCGATGTGGACCCATGCCGAAAACAAGACGAGGGGGGACTCAAAGAGTTACCCAAAGTGTATGATCTAACGAGCATGAAGCCAAGCTTGGAAAATGGCACTCATGACACCATCAAGACCGTGGAAAGAAGAGTCATTAACAATACAGACGAGGCGGGGCATTTAACAGGAAACAAGACAGTCGTTGAAAAGACGACAGAGACTGACGTACAGCCCAACCGAAATGTATCAAAGACTACGGAAGCACAAGTCGTTGTTgatgagaaaggtaaagaaagtggCGAAAAACATGTCACAGAGAGCGAAACGGTGACGCAAAGCACTCCAGACAACGGAACCTTAACACAGACGGTGGACATGAAAACTGTAACGGACGAAAAGGGCAATGAAATAAACGAGGAGGTTgttataaagaaggaagcaacagtACTTACTAATGACACTAAAGAAAAGCCGAAGGACGATAAAGctgcaactcttcttcttccgaaGGATGACcaaggtaaaaacaaaacagaaactacagaaataacagaggaaagaaaggagactcTGCCCGACAATACAACGCATGAAGTcttagtaaaagagaaagaagaaatattgccTTCACAGAACAGCActaaagtgacatctgtggagacgaAGAATATTACAGAGAAGGGTGATGGACTTCAGAAGACAGaaataacagaggaaagaaaagagattctgcccagcaatataacgaatgaagatgTATTGAAAGAAGAAATATTGCCTTCACAGAACAGCActaaagtgacatctgtggagacgaAGAATATTACAGAGATGGGTGATGGGCTTCTGAAGACAGaaataacagaggaaagaaaagagattctgcccagcaatataacgaatgaagatgTATTGAAAGAAGAAATATTTCCTTCACAGAACAGCACTacagtgacatctgtggagacgaagaatgttacagagaagggtGATGGGCTTCTGAAGACAGaaataacagaggaaagaaaagagattctgcccagcaatataacgaatgaagatgTATTGAAAGAAGAAATATTGCCTTCACAGAACAGCACTacagtgacatctgtggagacgaAGAATATTACAGAGAAGGGTGATGGGCTTCTGAGGGCagaacaaacaaaggaaagaaaggagactcTGCCCGACAATACAACGCATGAAATTGtagttaaagagaaagaagaaaaattacctTCACAGGATAGCACTAACGAGACATCCGTGGAAAGTAAGAATGTTACATATAAGGGCgatggaaaagatgtcgagaaagaaactgtaattcaaaaagaagtcgaaaagaatgtgtgtaatgGCGACACCAAGGAGGTTCGTGACGAAGGACATCTTAACGAAACAGCTGAAGACCTGAAGCACCAAGTTAGCGACGTGAAGAACaagattgaggaagaaaaggcaaaggcTGAGGAAACAAGTCCTACGCCGACCCAATGGATAGAACAAAAACCAGTTGCCGCCCCTGTCATCCAAGAAGGcaaggtcgttagaaaggtagtccctgctgtgaggccaatgaaggtcgttagaaag gtagtccctgctgtgaggccaatgaaggtcgttagaaaggtagtccctgctgtgaggccaatgaaggtcgttagaaaggtagtccctgctgtgaggccaatgaaggtcgttagaaag gGTGTGCCCTCGGTGAGACAAGGAAAAGTCTTCGTTGTGCATCGAGTTGTTGAATACGTCACCCCTTCGGTGGTAACAAAAAGATTCCCCGTTGTGACACAGAAGAAGGTTCTTGCAAAGGTTCCCCCTACGGTGACAGAAGGAAACATCCCCGTTGTTACAGAAAAGAAAGTTACTGAGAATCTTATCCCCtctgtgacagaaggaaaagtgcCGGTTGTGACAACTGAGAAGGTTGCTGAGCAGGTTGCCCCTTCGGCAACAGAAGAGATCGTCAGTGTCCCCAAGGAGCAAGAAAATGTCCCTGTCATGACAGAAAAAGAGGTTGAGAATCTTATCCCCtctgtgacagaaggaaaagtaccggtagtccctcaacaggagaTTGTTGACAAGGTTGCCCCTTCGGCGACAGAAGAGATCGTCAGTGTCCCCAAGATGCAAGAAAATGTCCCTGTCGTAAcagaagaaaaggctgagaatcttatcccctctgtgacagaaggaaaagtgccggtagtccctcaacaggagaTTGTTGACAAG gTTCCCCCTGcggcgacagaagaaaaagttcctgtcgCGGTCAAAGAGAAAGTTAGTGAACAGGCAGCCCCTTCGGggacagaagagattgtcactgttcccaaagagcaagaacaagtccctgttgtaacagaggaaaaggtcgTTGAAGAGGTTGCCCCCTCCGTAACAGAGGAAAAAGCtcccgttgtgacaaatcagacGGTTGTCGAAAAGATTACTCCTACCGCAACAGAGGAAGAAGTTGTCACTCAACGGAAGCTCGTTGAGAAGGTTGCCCCCTCTGTCGAGGAAAATGTAGTTGACATTCCAAAGAGGGAGGAAGTGTAG
- the LOC126980722 gene encoding titin-like isoform X34 yields the protein MKLFVVWTLVLVLGNLGAGRQSLADGGGSKGLPQDGAASLTLEKTDVDPCRKQDEGGLKELPKVYDLTSMKPSLENGTHDTIKTVERRVINNTDEAGHLTGNKTVVEKTTETDVQPNRNVSKTTEAQVVVDEKGKESGEKHVTESETVTQSTPDNGTLTQTVDMKTVTDEKGNEINEEVVIKKEATVLTNDTKEKPKDDKAATLLLPKDDQGKNKTETTEITEERKETLPDNTTHEVLVKEKEEILPSQNSTKVTSVETKNITEKGDGLQKTEITEERKEILPSNITNEDVLKEEILPSQNSTKVTSVETKNITEMGDGLLKTEITEERKEILPSNITNEDVLKEEIFPSQNSTTVTSVETKNVTEKGDGLLKTEITEERKEILPSNITNEDVLKEEILPSQNSTTVTSVETKNITEKGDGLLRAEQTKERKETLPDNTTHEIVVKEKEEKLPSQDSTNETSVESKNVTYKGDGKDVEKETVIQKEVEKNVCNGDTKEVRDEGHLNETAEDLKHQVSDVKNKIEEEKAKAEETSPTPTQWIEQKPVAAPVIQEGKVVRKVVPAVRPMKVVRKVVPAVRPMKVVRKVVPAVRPMKVVRKVVPAVRPMKVVRKVVPVMRPMKVVRKGVPSVRQGKVFVVHRVVEYVTPSVVTKRFPVVTQKKVLAKVPPTVTEGNIPVVTEKKVTENLIPSVTEGKVPVVTTEKVAEQVAPSATEEIVSVPKEQENVPVMTEKEVENLIPSVTEGKVPVVPQQEIVDKVAPSATEEIVSVPKMQENVPVVTEEKAENLIPSVTEGKVPVVPQQEIVDKVPPAATEEKVPVAVKEKVSEQAAPSGTEEIVTVPKEQEQVPVVTEEKVVEEVAPSVTEEKAPVVTNQTVVEKITPTATEEEVVTQRKLVEKVAPSVEENVVDIPKREEV from the exons ATGAAGCTCTTCGTAGTGTGGACGCTGGTCTTGGTGCTGGGAAATCTGGGAGCCGGCAGGCAGTCACTAGCCGACGGAGGGGGCTCCAAGGGGCTCCCGCAGGACGGGGCGGCCTCCCTTACCTTGGAAAAGACCGATGTGGACCCATGCCGAAAACAAGACGAGGGGGGACTCAAAGAGTTACCCAAAGTGTATGATCTAACGAGCATGAAGCCAAGCTTGGAAAATGGCACTCATGACACCATCAAGACCGTGGAAAGAAGAGTCATTAACAATACAGACGAGGCGGGGCATTTAACAGGAAACAAGACAGTCGTTGAAAAGACGACAGAGACTGACGTACAGCCCAACCGAAATGTATCAAAGACTACGGAAGCACAAGTCGTTGTTgatgagaaaggtaaagaaagtggCGAAAAACATGTCACAGAGAGCGAAACGGTGACGCAAAGCACTCCAGACAACGGAACCTTAACACAGACGGTGGACATGAAAACTGTAACGGACGAAAAGGGCAATGAAATAAACGAGGAGGTTgttataaagaaggaagcaacagtACTTACTAATGACACTAAAGAAAAGCCGAAGGACGATAAAGctgcaactcttcttcttccgaaGGATGACcaaggtaaaaacaaaacagaaactacagaaataacagaggaaagaaaggagactcTGCCCGACAATACAACGCATGAAGTcttagtaaaagagaaagaagaaatattgccTTCACAGAACAGCActaaagtgacatctgtggagacgaAGAATATTACAGAGAAGGGTGATGGACTTCAGAAGACAGaaataacagaggaaagaaaagagattctgcccagcaatataacgaatgaagatgTATTGAAAGAAGAAATATTGCCTTCACAGAACAGCActaaagtgacatctgtggagacgaAGAATATTACAGAGATGGGTGATGGGCTTCTGAAGACAGaaataacagaggaaagaaaagagattctgcccagcaatataacgaatgaagatgTATTGAAAGAAGAAATATTTCCTTCACAGAACAGCACTacagtgacatctgtggagacgaagaatgttacagagaagggtGATGGGCTTCTGAAGACAGaaataacagaggaaagaaaagagattctgcccagcaatataacgaatgaagatgTATTGAAAGAAGAAATATTGCCTTCACAGAACAGCACTacagtgacatctgtggagacgaAGAATATTACAGAGAAGGGTGATGGGCTTCTGAGGGCagaacaaacaaaggaaagaaaggagactcTGCCCGACAATACAACGCATGAAATTGtagttaaagagaaagaagaaaaattacctTCACAGGATAGCACTAACGAGACATCCGTGGAAAGTAAGAATGTTACATATAAGGGCgatggaaaagatgtcgagaaagaaactgtaattcaaaaagaagtcgaaaagaatgtgtgtaatgGCGACACCAAGGAGGTTCGTGACGAAGGACATCTTAACGAAACAGCTGAAGACCTGAAGCACCAAGTTAGCGACGTGAAGAACaagattgaggaagaaaaggcaaaggcTGAGGAAACAAGTCCTACGCCGACCCAATGGATAGAACAAAAACCAGTTGCCGCCCCTGTCATCCAAGAAGGcaaggtcgttagaaaggtagtccctgctgtgaggccaatgaaggtcgttagaaag gtagtccctgctgtgaggccaatgaaggtcgttagaaaggtagtccctgctgtgaggccaatgaaggtcgttagaaaggtagtccctgctgtgaggccaatgaaggtcgttagaaag gtagtccctgttatgaggccaatgaaggtcgttagaaaggGTGTGCCCTCGGTGAGACAAGGAAAAGTCTTCGTTGTGCATCGAGTTGTTGAATACGTCACCCCTTCGGTGGTAACAAAAAGATTCCCCGTTGTGACACAGAAGAAGGTTCTTGCAAAGGTTCCCCCTACGGTGACAGAAGGAAACATCCCCGTTGTTACAGAAAAGAAAGTTACTGAGAATCTTATCCCCtctgtgacagaaggaaaagtgcCGGTTGTGACAACTGAGAAGGTTGCTGAGCAGGTTGCCCCTTCGGCAACAGAAGAGATCGTCAGTGTCCCCAAGGAGCAAGAAAATGTCCCTGTCATGACAGAAAAAGAGGTTGAGAATCTTATCCCCtctgtgacagaaggaaaagtaccggtagtccctcaacaggagaTTGTTGACAAGGTTGCCCCTTCGGCGACAGAAGAGATCGTCAGTGTCCCCAAGATGCAAGAAAATGTCCCTGTCGTAAcagaagaaaaggctgagaatcttatcccctctgtgacagaaggaaaagtgccggtagtccctcaacaggagaTTGTTGACAAG gTTCCCCCTGcggcgacagaagaaaaagttcctgtcgCGGTCAAAGAGAAAGTTAGTGAACAGGCAGCCCCTTCGGggacagaagagattgtcactgttcccaaagagcaagaacaagtccctgttgtaacagaggaaaaggtcgTTGAAGAGGTTGCCCCCTCCGTAACAGAGGAAAAAGCtcccgttgtgacaaatcagacGGTTGTCGAAAAGATTACTCCTACCGCAACAGAGGAAGAAGTTGTCACTCAACGGAAGCTCGTTGAGAAGGTTGCCCCCTCTGTCGAGGAAAATGTAGTTGACATTCCAAAGAGGGAGGAAGTGTAG